A genomic segment from Desulfurispirillum indicum S5 encodes:
- a CDS encoding cell division protein ZapA, whose translation MTINGQRYTLKGGSSREHVEQLADYVDRKFREVSAKAPQTSMEKVAVLVALNIAEELFASQRQAQEMEASTKNKTLDILKVIDGKLNL comes from the coding sequence GTGACCATAAACGGACAACGCTATACCCTCAAAGGTGGGAGCAGTCGGGAGCATGTGGAGCAATTAGCCGACTATGTTGACAGGAAATTCCGGGAAGTTTCTGCCAAGGCGCCCCAGACCTCCATGGAAAAGGTGGCAGTACTGGTAGCCCTGAATATCGCTGAGGAGCTCTTCGCCTCTCAGCGGCAGGCTCAGGAGATGGAAGCCAGCACCAAGAACAAGACCTTGGATATCCTCAAGGTAATAGACGGCAAACTCAACTTGTAG
- a CDS encoding 5-formyltetrahydrofolate cyclo-ligase, translating to MKQQVRDHCRNLRQSLGDEEHSHLSRIVCQRAIALLRHCLSRKVASYIPLKGEVSVDTLNSYLMQHNGSLLLPRVENTEEMHFCRFGSEDQLIKGRFGLRQPARNCPVDDQPEVMFVPGMAFDEHLNRIGYGKGYYDRYLERTRHHCLLVGLSLERYVFTDIPAHEHDKKVHMIITETSILGGKTWNSF from the coding sequence ATGAAGCAGCAAGTTCGAGACCACTGCCGTAATCTTCGCCAGTCCCTCGGCGACGAGGAACATTCACATCTTTCCCGGATAGTCTGCCAGCGGGCCATAGCCCTTCTGCGGCACTGTCTCTCCCGCAAGGTTGCCAGCTATATTCCCCTCAAGGGTGAGGTTTCCGTAGACACCCTGAACTCCTATCTCATGCAGCACAACGGTTCTTTGCTCCTGCCGCGGGTTGAGAACACGGAAGAAATGCACTTTTGCCGATTTGGCTCAGAAGACCAACTGATAAAAGGACGCTTTGGCCTGCGCCAGCCCGCCCGGAACTGCCCGGTGGACGACCAGCCCGAAGTGATGTTCGTGCCCGGCATGGCCTTTGACGAGCATCTGAACCGCATTGGGTACGGAAAAGGCTATTATGACCGCTATCTTGAGCGCACCCGCCACCACTGCCTGCTGGTGGGCCTCAGCCTGGAGCGTTATGTCTTTACCGACATTCCCGCCCATGAACATGACAAAAAGGTACATATGATAATAACAGAAACATCCATACTTGGAGGAAAGACATGGAATTCATTTTGA
- the rny gene encoding ribonuclease Y yields MEFILIAAIGGIVIGAFAGFYYQKNITQKSMGAAAQTAEAIVKNARQEAATLRKEAEVESKELLIKTRQEAERDLKERKKELSQIENRLLSKEGNIDKKLDSLDQKEERLNQKENAIQARENDLEEKSRELEHGLERQRQELERISGLTQEAAKQMLMEQMLHEARVESAKQAKQIEEEALEEAERKAKKYISTAIGRLSSDTVSEMTVSVVDLPNDEMKGRIIGREGRNIRALEDVTGINLIIDDTPEAVILSGYDAIKREVARLSLEKLITDGRIHPARIEEVVEKTRKEVDRTIKEAGESAIFELGINNIHPELVRLIGRLKYRTSYGQNIYKHSIEVAYICGILAAELGVNVQVAKRAGLLHDIGKAVDHEVEGSHAIIGADLAKKYGEKPEIVNAIGAHHGEMEMDSVEAVLVQAGDAISAARPGARREVLENYIKRLKKLEEIADSFDEVEKAFAIQAGREVRIIVKSEQVNDSQVHLLSKDISKKIESELTYPGQIKVTVIRETRAVEYAR; encoded by the coding sequence ATGGAATTCATTTTGATAGCCGCCATCGGCGGTATCGTGATAGGAGCCTTTGCCGGATTCTACTACCAGAAGAATATTACCCAGAAAAGCATGGGCGCAGCAGCCCAGACAGCGGAAGCCATCGTCAAGAACGCCAGGCAGGAAGCGGCCACGCTTCGCAAGGAAGCGGAAGTTGAGTCCAAGGAGCTGCTGATCAAGACCCGCCAGGAAGCTGAACGCGACCTGAAAGAGCGCAAGAAGGAGCTCAGCCAGATCGAGAATCGCCTGCTCAGCAAAGAAGGCAATATCGACAAAAAGCTGGACAGTCTTGACCAGAAAGAAGAGCGCCTGAACCAGAAGGAGAACGCCATCCAGGCCAGGGAGAACGACCTGGAGGAGAAATCCCGCGAACTGGAACACGGCCTGGAGCGCCAGCGCCAAGAGCTGGAGCGTATCAGTGGTCTGACCCAGGAAGCTGCCAAGCAGATGCTTATGGAACAGATGCTCCACGAAGCCCGCGTGGAATCCGCCAAGCAGGCCAAACAGATTGAAGAAGAAGCGCTGGAGGAAGCCGAGCGCAAAGCCAAGAAATACATCTCAACCGCCATTGGCCGCCTGAGCAGCGACACCGTCTCGGAAATGACCGTCAGTGTGGTGGATCTGCCCAATGACGAAATGAAGGGCCGCATTATCGGCCGCGAAGGCCGCAATATCCGCGCCCTGGAAGATGTCACCGGCATCAACCTCATCATTGACGACACTCCCGAAGCCGTCATTCTCTCCGGCTACGACGCCATCAAGCGCGAAGTGGCCCGCCTCTCCCTGGAAAAACTCATCACCGACGGCCGCATCCACCCCGCCCGCATTGAGGAAGTGGTGGAAAAGACCCGCAAGGAAGTGGACCGCACCATCAAGGAAGCCGGCGAAAGCGCCATCTTCGAACTGGGCATCAACAACATCCACCCCGAGCTGGTGCGCCTGATCGGTCGCCTGAAATACCGTACCTCCTACGGCCAGAACATCTACAAGCACTCCATTGAAGTGGCCTACATCTGTGGCATCCTGGCCGCCGAGCTGGGAGTAAACGTCCAGGTTGCCAAACGGGCCGGCCTGCTCCACGACATCGGCAAGGCAGTGGACCACGAAGTGGAAGGCTCCCACGCCATTATCGGTGCTGATCTGGCCAAGAAATACGGAGAAAAACCGGAAATCGTCAACGCCATCGGCGCCCACCACGGCGAAATGGAAATGGACTCCGTGGAAGCCGTGCTGGTACAGGCCGGTGACGCTATCAGCGCCGCCCGTCCCGGCGCCCGCCGCGAAGTGTTGGAGAATTACATCAAGCGCCTGAAAAAGCTGGAGGAAATTGCCGACTCCTTTGATGAAGTGGAAAAGGCCTTTGCCATCCAGGCAGGACGCGAAGTACGCATTATCGTAAAAAGTGAGCAGGTCAACGACTCTCAGGTCCACCTGCTCTCCAAGGATATCTCCAAGAAAATCGAGTCCGAACTCACCTACCCCGGCCAGATCAAGGTCACCGTTATCCGCGAGACCCGCGCCGTGGAATACGCCCGCTAA
- a CDS encoding MOSC domain-containing protein: MQPSVIVAIDSLLTGRVQSIGTAGKFSGIAKQATLEPLTVTLLGIEGDEQADTRHHGGRDKAIHHYAAEHYRAWREEFPLADTHKFAPGGFGENISTVGLTEETVCLGDRFRLGDAEVQVSQPRQPCWKLNVHLGHPRIAHRVQSSGRTGWYYRVLRTGTVSAGDTMELLERPLPQWPLSRIIALLYHDMLNTTLLAEFVELETLPQGWRELALGRLRSGQVEDWESRLSGLTE; encoded by the coding sequence ATGCAGCCATCAGTAATCGTTGCCATTGATTCTCTTCTGACCGGGCGGGTGCAGTCCATCGGCACTGCCGGGAAATTCAGCGGTATTGCCAAACAGGCCACCCTGGAGCCGTTGACGGTAACCCTGCTGGGCATAGAGGGTGATGAGCAGGCTGATACTCGTCACCATGGCGGCCGGGACAAGGCCATTCACCACTATGCGGCGGAGCACTATCGGGCCTGGCGGGAGGAGTTTCCCCTGGCCGACACTCACAAGTTCGCGCCTGGTGGATTCGGCGAAAACATCAGCACTGTCGGGCTGACCGAAGAGACGGTCTGTCTTGGGGATCGCTTTCGTCTGGGAGATGCGGAAGTTCAGGTTTCCCAGCCCCGTCAGCCTTGCTGGAAACTCAATGTGCACCTGGGGCATCCCCGCATCGCCCACAGGGTACAGAGCAGTGGGCGCACTGGCTGGTACTACCGGGTGCTGCGCACCGGCACGGTGAGCGCGGGTGATACCATGGAACTGCTGGAGCGGCCTCTGCCTCAGTGGCCCCTGTCGCGCATTATTGCCCTGCTCTACCATGACATGCTCAATACAACGCTGCTCGCCGAGTTTGTGGAGCTGGAAACGCTCCCCCAGGGGTGGCGTGAGCTGGCGCTGGGGCGTTTGCGCAGTGGTCAGGTGGAGGACTGGGAGAGTAGACTTTCTGGTCTGACGGAATGA
- a CDS encoding NarK family nitrate/nitrite MFS transporter — MSKSHSSAYLLTRWEPEDPRFWEEQGRRIAQRNLWISIPNLLLAFAVWMVWSVVVVNLPNLGFAYSANQLFWLAALPGLSGATLRIFYSFMVPIFGGRRWTAISTASLLLPALGIGFAVQNTGTPYVVMLVLALLCGFGGGNFASSMANISFFFPKSQKGTALGLNAGLGNLGVSTVQFVVPLVITAGVFGFLGGEPLTWTDGSTTKQMWLQNAGFIWVPFITIAALAAWFGMHDIATAKASFRDQAIIFRRKHNWLMCWLYLGTFGSFIGYAAGFPMLIKTQFPSIDAMQYAFLGPLVGALIRPLGGWLSDMLGGAKVTFWNFIAMAVAVLGVLYFLPANGSGGNFWGFLAMFMVLFITTGIGNGSTFRMVPVIFMTERLREAEGKGAQAQEQAVRDANKEGAAVLGFSSAIAAYGGFFIPKSYGTSISMTGGPEMALYGFIAFYITCIAMTWWYYARRHAEMPC; from the coding sequence ATGTCAAAGTCCCATTCTTCAGCATACCTCCTGACCCGCTGGGAACCGGAAGATCCCCGTTTCTGGGAAGAGCAGGGTCGACGTATTGCCCAGCGCAACCTCTGGATATCCATTCCCAATCTGCTGCTGGCCTTTGCAGTGTGGATGGTGTGGAGTGTCGTGGTCGTCAATCTGCCCAATCTGGGCTTTGCCTACAGCGCCAATCAGCTCTTCTGGCTGGCGGCACTGCCTGGTCTTTCCGGTGCGACTCTGCGGATATTTTACTCGTTTATGGTGCCCATCTTTGGCGGGCGGCGCTGGACGGCCATCAGTACCGCATCGCTTTTGCTGCCGGCCCTGGGTATCGGTTTTGCGGTGCAGAACACCGGCACTCCCTATGTGGTCATGCTGGTCCTGGCGTTGCTGTGCGGTTTTGGCGGCGGAAATTTTGCCTCCAGTATGGCCAATATCAGCTTCTTCTTCCCCAAATCTCAGAAGGGCACGGCCCTTGGCCTGAATGCCGGGCTTGGCAATCTGGGAGTCTCCACCGTGCAGTTTGTGGTTCCCCTGGTTATCACGGCGGGGGTCTTCGGGTTCCTGGGCGGTGAGCCCCTCACCTGGACCGATGGCAGCACCACAAAGCAGATGTGGCTGCAGAATGCCGGGTTCATCTGGGTTCCCTTCATTACTATCGCCGCCCTGGCAGCCTGGTTCGGCATGCATGACATCGCCACGGCCAAAGCGTCCTTCCGCGATCAGGCCATCATCTTTCGGCGCAAACACAACTGGCTGATGTGCTGGCTCTACCTGGGAACCTTCGGTTCGTTCATCGGCTATGCCGCTGGTTTTCCCATGCTGATCAAAACCCAGTTCCCCAGTATTGACGCCATGCAGTACGCCTTTCTAGGACCGCTGGTGGGTGCCCTGATCCGGCCGCTGGGTGGCTGGCTCTCGGATATGCTGGGTGGCGCCAAGGTTACTTTCTGGAACTTCATCGCCATGGCTGTTGCCGTACTGGGTGTGCTGTATTTCCTGCCTGCCAATGGCAGTGGTGGAAACTTCTGGGGTTTCCTGGCCATGTTTATGGTGCTGTTTATCACTACGGGTATCGGTAATGGCTCCACCTTCCGCATGGTGCCGGTCATTTTTATGACCGAGCGTTTGCGGGAAGCCGAAGGAAAAGGTGCCCAGGCGCAGGAACAGGCGGTACGGGACGCCAACAAGGAGGGTGCTGCCGTGCTGGGGTTCAGTTCGGCCATCGCCGCCTATGGCGGGTTCTTTATTCCAAAAAGCTATGGCACTTCCATCAGTATGACGGGTGGCCCCGAAATGGCTCTCTATGGCTTCATCGCCTTCTATATCACCTGCATTGCCATGACCTGGTGGTACTACGCCCGGCGTCACGCCGAAATGCCCTGCTGA